One Esox lucius isolate fEsoLuc1 chromosome 1, fEsoLuc1.pri, whole genome shotgun sequence genomic region harbors:
- the LOC105024050 gene encoding POU domain class 2-associating factor 1, with protein sequence MHWEKSQSSGLPDAKPYQGVRVREPVKELLRRKRGLNLHSAKKSPPRAVVVPNKTMPSYAQFGTPGFEVASSLSNETSTVNDGGRCAGWIAHPAATTLQPMSHWSYPEYIQQHDLTTPTTTIPTLTTDMYMQPICPSYTVVGPSSMLTYTHTPLFTNFGTLAPTSTGLPQVDLQDSALTYIPWAQPLTTIPTSGVQFSPHPATLAGSQLVPMSTSVPQTLEQSPAEAEEPNPLERLLEDQDQDDKDTYVNSSLLFIPNV encoded by the exons ATGCACTGGGAGAAAT CCCAATCCTCAGGGCTGCCTGATGCTAAGCCATACCAAGGGGTGAGAGTCCGGGAACCAGTCAAAGAGTTGCTGAGGAGGAAACGAGGATTGAACCTACATAGTGCCAAGAAATCGCCCCCAAGAGCG GTTGTGGTCCCTAACAAAACCATGCCTTCATATGCACAGTTTG GAACTCCTGGGTTTGAAGTGGCTAGCAGCCTATCCAATGAAACCTCCACTGTTAATGATGGAGGTCGCTGTGCTGGTTGGATAGCCCATCCAGCAGCTACTACTCTCCAGCCCATGAGCCACTGGTCATACCCAGAGTACATCCAACAGCATGATCTTACCACCCCAACCACCACCATCCCAACCCTCACCACTGACATGTACATGCAGCCCATCTGCCCCAGCTACACCGTCGTGGGCCCATCCTCCATgctcacctacacacacacgcccctTTTTACTAACTTTGGG ACCCTAGCTCCTACGTCCACAGGCCTGCCACAAGTGGACCTCCAGGATTCAGCGCTGACATACATTCCATGGGCCCAGCCGCTTACCACCATTCCAACTTCGGGGGTGCAGTTTTCCCCTCACCCTGCTACATTGGCCGGGTCTCAGCTTGTTCCCATGTCCACGTCAGTGCCCCAGACCCTGGAGCAGAGCCCTGCTGAGGCTGAAGAACCTAACCCTCTAGAGAGACTTTTGGAAGACCAGGATCAGGACGACAAAGACACATATGTGAACAGTTCCTTGCTCTTCATCCCGAATGTATGA